TTTGCCTACTTTGCTCTGTGTTCTCCTGGTGCCCCCCCTTTGCAGCTTGGGCCTGGGTTTGCAGTACTGTGGCAGCATAGAAAAGCATGCTAAATGTTTCCATGGACTTTCTTGTTCCTTTTGattgtctgtcctcctgtctagGCCTATCATGCCACTCTCTCTCGGCTTCTTTTACTGTTCCAGACACAACAATATACTCCATTTCTAGGCCTGAAGATGACTCTCCGTCAGAATTGGACCTGAGTTCGTCTCGACTATGTGATTGAAGGCTGTCAGGGCTACATTTCAGTGTGTCTCTCTTCCCCCCattgctgcagctcagagacatAGATTCTGTCATTTTGCGCTCCACATTTCCATTGCTCTCTTTATTAGTCCCCACTTGGCTTTCAGTGGCAGTCCCATCTTCATTGTAGGCCATTTTGAATGGAAGATCACATGATAATGAAGCTGATTCCGAGCCGTCCCAATTCATATTACTTGGGGATAATGACTGGTCAGTCTGGATTTGAGTCTCAGCAGCTTGTCCTGGACTTGAATGATAATTTGCTGAAATTTGCTGAGTGAAGGAGGATGAGTCCACCATGACAAATGGGGAGTAATTGGTGGGTTGCTCTGTCCAATCAGCCTCCTCTGATTCTTCTCTGCTTTTGTTGTCATGCTTCCTCTCAGCTGAACTTCCCCCACTCCTGGTCATGTGACCCAACTCAGTAGTTCCTTCAAACAGGAACACTTGGTTGGCTGACTGCTCTTTATCTGAAATTACTGCTCTGTGTTCAGTCTTTCCCAAAGAAGTAGCCTTCTGGTATTGATCGTGCGTCTCATCTATCTGAATAGGTTTGGTCACAGCTATAAAAGGGCTAGACTGCCCCTCTAGCTGTATCGTGTCCACCATGGGGCTAGCATAGGTCTCAGGGGAGGATGTCAGGCTCCACACACCAGCTCCCACATTGTCATATTCTGAGGTTGAGGTGACCATGCCAGGGATGGACAAGTCCCGCATGTTAGTGCCTTGGCATGGGGACGTCTCATCTTCTGAATGTTCAGATGCCAAGTTCAGTATAACAGACTGTTGGCTCTGAACACTCTGCATATCATCATCCCCTGTTTCTTCACTCTGTGCTCTACCTTCTGCAGCCTCTATGACTATCTTTACATTGTGTTCAGTACATATCCAATCCGCTTCTTCAGGTGTTAGATTAGTTACTTTAGTCAAacctctctcctgctccatAGCATTCTCTTCTTCTGGCTGTTTTCTAGCATATGACCCTGGAGAATCACTGGCATCTGGTGATCCCATGTGACTGAGGTCCTTTCCATTTTCAGGTCCTTCGGGGCTTGTTATAGTCGAAGAGCTGTCTTCCCGTATGGTGGTGTTCCACATCTGCATTCCACCATCAGAGAATCCTGGTGGACTTTCCACAGACGTGCCACCCACAACATTGAGGTTCACACCACAGAAAGAACCTGAGTTTTCAGACAAGTTGTCAGGAGTTGTGAGTGGTGATAGACTGTCATCCCGGATTGTCATATTCCACATATCTAATGATTCAGGGTAAGATGTGGTGGTTCCGCTATCAGATTTGAGAAATCCCTTTTGAGCCGAGTATGTCCAGAAGTCTAGGAGCTCCATCTGTTggtctcctttttttccttggaccccttcctcctcttctttagATGTGTCTGGTGTTAAAGTGTTTAGGattcctttcttttttaacaaacagggcattttctctgtcactccAATGACAGCAGCTTTGCATTTTGCAGTTACTTCCTCCTCAGGTGGTGTCAACTGCAGATCAGCCAAAGAAACAGGGTTCCACCGATCCTTCAGTACAGAATCTGGGTTCCAGTTTCCGTATAATTCAGTCTGCTCAGCGACCAGACTAAGCTGAGGTTCAAGGCTCTTTCCCCTCCTGTGGGCATTCTCTGACTTAGAGATCTCCtccctgctttctttttctgtcatgtcACCGATTGACTCTTTGCCTCCAACTTCCTCTACAATATTCTGTGGGCTCTCAGATTCCTTGGTCCTATTCCAGGCACTATTATCACTCGAGGACAATGCTCCTTGGGTGTCAAAGCCAAGTTCATCCCAGGTCTCTGACAAGGATGATGACACACTGTCCTTGTGCTGTAGGCCATTGATCCTTTCAGCTATATCTTCTGGGAAGAACCGGACCCCGCAACTGCTTGGTGGGCGGCTACCTACCAGGCTGTTGACTGGGGTCGGAGGAACCACAGTGTCAACCATTTCATGCCCATGGATTTGACCATGGTGGTCAATTGAAGAATCTCTACTTCCAAGCCCATTTAGTGAATTAGTAGCAGAGAAGTCCAGAAAGCTCAGTTCTTCTAGTTCTGATAAGACGGAGCTCcctgctcttctctctccctcatctcctcttacttcagAATTTGCTAGTTCCCCTCCTGTTGGCAAAGAGTGGTCACTGCTATGTAGTGGGTCAAAACTAAACAGGTCAAAGTTGTCACTCCTATTTCTGCTAGTGCGTTGCTTCCTCCTCTCAGGTGGgacaggaggggagagagataaCAACCCCAGGGGAGAGGGATTTCTCAGGAAGAGTCCTCCTGGCCCAGCTGCTGGACCTCCTCCTGCTGTAACCTCACCGACTGGACTGTCATCACTAAGGAACACTGAGCTCTCCTTGGAGGAGCGGCTGCTGCGTATGGTGGTCATACCGCTGTCAGGGCTCACTAACTCCCCACCAGCATTGACTCCTACAGCTCCTGTGTCCTCTTCACCAACTGCCATCGGCCTATTTACAGAGATAAAACAACAATCTCATTGAATTTTGTCAGTTCCTAAAattgtgaataaataatattaaatatcaaacatCTTGATTTGATGACTTTTACTGacactgtatgaaaaaaaaacataaattcagGTTTGCATTTAATACCTTGCTATTGCCACCACATCGTTGCCTCCTTCTGGCCTCTCTATGTCAGAACCATCCATGTCATTGATACCAGATGATCCCTGGGAAAACTCCACACTGCCTGCTACTCCCTCCGTGGAAGAGGTCCTACTGCTGGGGTGGCAGGCTAAAACAGAGCTCCGTCGGTCCACAAAGTCCTTGAGGAGGCCCTGGatttcctcctccagcagagatGGAGTACCAGAAGATGGGGGGGTGTTTAAAGGGATGTGGTAGACCTGGAAATTCTCCTTTGCCTCCAGTTCACCAGAAAGAGACCAGCTGGAGGACTCTTCCAACTCACAGCAGATCTGCAAAGACAGCCACTTCATCTTAACAtgctacatttttctttttaaaatgatatttctgGAAACACTAATTGACAAGAGTGAGAATGACGTAACTACACTTGTGCCAACTGGTTTCTGACCATCATCTTTGGAGCAGCATTATTACAGGGCATTACCCCATTTAACATGCCACACCTCTCAGGAAACCTCTTGTcaagttgctgctgctgtcctttgtaattttgtgaatgaaatatATTAATTAGGGATTGaggtcatttttaaaatggaaattatTTCTTTACCAAAAGAAGACCAAAAGAAGTGCTTGTGTCTCACTCAACATAGATGGCTGTGTTGGCTGTCTTACAGCTGATTACCTGGTTTAGGATATCTGTGTCGTTTGAGTAGACAGCCACCTGCTGGCGGGGATGATGAACTGTATCATTGATGGACAAGAGAACCACCAGACCATCGAGGCTGTGACGATGAGTGAGTGATTTAAGCCCATCCACATAGCCATGCCAGTCCTAGAGGGGAgagaagacagacaaacaaacagaaagaaagagaaagggtgAAGACATCAACAATCTGAAATGTGTAAGGCAAGCTGTTAGAGTTCCAACTTTTTTGAACTTATATTATTAAtgaacaaaaatggaaaaaagcaattattacatttcatcatAACAATcataacataaaaatgattattttggTGACAGCTGTATCTGAAACTTTGTTAGACCCCTGCCTTTTATTGTGcatatgatttaattttttcaggAAAACTGAAGTGGTTTCAAGTAAGCCTTCATCTGTAGCAATGAGAGACGGAGCTGTCAAAGCGCACAGAGGGGTAGAGAGACACTTTGTGATTTATTGTTTGGAAATTAACTGTTTGCTCTTAAAACAGCCACCATGCACAGATTATGGTAATTCAGTGACACACACtatgattgatggatggaaagttgcattaattaattgttttgtttgtcaagggaacttgttttttctttctctctgaaatgaTTAACAACAATGTTATGGCAACCATAATTTGCAATGCAGGGCTACGCATAAAGTGTGCAAAGTGATACTtttgaaaacatatttgcttGATTAATCTAGATTTGTTGtacaactgtttgttttgtgaagtTCTCGAAATTGTTGTTGTGCTTATTTAAGACAAACTTTTAAACAAAAGATATAGTTGTAGTAAAACTAACAGAGGAAGTttgacatgcatgtgtgtgcctgccATTCATTAAAACTTCTGTACTTCATGCTGTATTTCAGATAGACCAATGATCGTCTTGACTTGGAACATGTGTATTTTCTTGCTGTGAGTTGTGtataacagtgtgtgtggtcCCTCTTTCTGcttgagcctgtgtgtgtgtgtgtgtgtgtgtgtgtgtgtgtgtgtatgtgtgtgtgcatttgtacGGGTCCACTGAAAATGACTGATGAACGCTTCAGGCGCTGTATCTGCCCAGGCTGTGTCAATATTAACCTGTGAGGATGAGGGGGCTACAATACTCCTCCCCCTGttcctccctccacccctccatcctcctctctctccacaatATGGCTGCTGTCATACACGGGCTCATcaatcctcacacacacacacacaactgtcacttcactgacaCTGCCATTTCTCAACAGTGATATCCTGATGAGTGCAATGAAGCCTCCCGAGATTCgttaaaacacacatactcactcacttaagtacaaacacacaagtgaaaTCACATGCAACCCTAACACATGAAGATACACAAATAAATCCACCAGTCGTCTACTGTAATCTCAGTGTATGAACAAACATGTACCAGTATGTACACATGTGAGCTCTGGTACGGCAATAAAGTCTTCATGATTTACAGtacaatataaacagaaatGCTCAAATGATGCCGATACTCCAAAGCTACTACCCAGCTGCgttcatatgcacacacacatacacacacacgtactcgCACACACAGGCAGGGAAATAGAGTCAGAAAACGAGCAGAGTGCAAATCTCTGAGATAACACGCAGGGCGACagtctgtctgccatttggcTCTTAACTGAGTAAATTACAACTCATATTGCctgcccctcctctttctccctctttttgcCACCCCCAGATACACAGATTGCCTTTTCTTATAAATTACCAACATGTTAGCAATAAAAATCCACTTGCTAACTGTCTCTAAGAACCTTAGGATGCGGACTCAGAAACCTGTATCTCATTTGTTGAGCTTTTGTTAAGCTGAGATATCACAAACAAAGGCTTTCCTTcactttattacttttttattaactttcatttttaattcaagaGCAGACACAGGAAAAAATATCCTGCCACTGCagatatttcaaatatttatatttttaatgtttcaagcCTTATCAGAGAAAAGCATGCCGTCACCAACATGGTTGTTTCGTCATGAAAGTAAAACATATGAGGTACAGAAAATCAAAAAGTACGCATTCTTGTCACTTAGTATCTTTCAGTATActtgttttcagctgtgaaatTGTTCGAAATCATGAGTATGTGAAAAGTAAGTAGTCTTCAAGAGCAGGTACTTGGATGAAGTAATGTTTGTGTGATGTTCCACTGATGCACAAGTTTGTTCTGTACTTCACTGTATTTCATTCACAAGATAGTGTGAAATAAAAGCAATCACTTACAAGTGTTCCAAGTTTCCATaataagaaacagagaaacaaagatgtGCATCACAACACAAAGATAGCAATAATAGTTTGGGAAAAATAACACTTGAATCACTAAAAAAAACCTTATGGCAGTAGGCCTGTATCAGGGTTGACCTGGCTTTGTTTTGgtagaaatgtttgtttgtttgtttgcttgtttgttttttcttgcagGTATGGGTTTTGATAAAGGAACTTTAGGTCATGAGGTGTGGTAATATGACAACGATGACAGCAGAAGGATCACTGAGAAAAGTAAAGTTTTTCTCAGCTGATGATATTCTCCAAACATGACTTCAGCCACCACTTTTAATCAAAAATGCAAGGGCAACAATTACCGTTGGTCACAGgcaaatattattattaatatcaatatGAACCCATGTTCAGCATCACTTCAGTCGTGAATTCCCCTCAGTCTAactttttagatttaattttttttttctttcatcaacCTCTTTATGTATCCTGTTTCTCCAccacctgtgtgtctgtttccacTTTGCCTCTTCATGTCTTGCATTCACACACTTCATCTTTCTCCCGCACTAGGCCCCGCTCTTCTCTctaactcactcacacacacacacacacacacacacatgagcgaGAGAGCGCGcactcacacacccaccctCTCTCTTTGGTTGTCTTTGCTCCACAGGTAGCAAGTCTTTAGCGGCTGCTTGCAGTTCTCCCAACCTGCCATCATTATGTACAATAGCCTTAGGTACAAAACTCAGGCCTCATAACTCATGCCCCGCGTGCGTAAATTCCCGTGCAAACACAGTCaaagcaaaaaacacatttcctgctGTCGCCAACATCTCCGGCAAAGAATTAATCAAGCGTTCATCCATTTAGGCTCTTTGCATACCCTTTCCGTCAGAACACAGAACGCTAAGAGAGTTGCGAGTTCTTCTCAGGCGATCGTTTCACCACCCTGATGAATCCATCAAGCGAGGTTTGATTTATACATCTGTCTGTGATCACAGCGGTACAGCTACAGCAAATGGGGTGGCAAGGAACGAGCTGACACCACcctgctcaaacacacacatgcaaatgttcacacacgcgcacacatgtGCAATATATACcatttaccacacacacatgcacggcCAAACTCACGCATGCATGTGCTCACAAAACAACAGTTATACTCTCTTGTTCACActcatgcgcgcacacacatactgcttatgaagttttttggagagacagaaggaaaagggGAGGGGGTTATAAAAGTTTGCAGAGAGAGAAGCTCAAATGTCTTTCTGTCTTGTCTATCTCATATGGGCCTTCTCCGCATGCTTCATTCACTCAGCTCTAAGTGCAGGGATTTGGGGGCCAAGATGCAAGCACTGAGtgtataaatgttttgttttgtttatttgtttgccCTCAAAGCCAGAGGAAGCCACAGGGGGAGAACTaaaatggaggaagagaaagaatgagTGCTTCATAagagatgatgaggaggaaacatcagtgCAAGTTACTAAACATACCATATGATGACTTTCCTGTGCGGTGGTTTTCCAAACTTATTCAATCGCTACATTTGTGTATATGTAACAAATTCTATAATGTGCGCTGCAGCCAAacaaatttataaaatatgtataaatatttcatattccaGAGAAAAAGTGAGATGCATCTTTTTAGCCTGCTAATTTGTTTGAACCGTGTAAAGAGCTGCAACAAAAGCAACACTGAACAGAGTAATAACATACCATCAGCAAATCCCCTTCTGTAAATAGATGTAAAGTGTTCATGGATGCAGATTTAGAAGTGGAATATTTGAATCATCTCTCAATTTGACATGGCTACAGCAggatgaatattttcaccaggAAAATCAGTGCGGTGTATGAAAGAAGGACCCAGGAAGTcagagaggaacagaaagatagagggatggaggggCGGGGCACCCTGGCTTCCTGGTCTTCAATCTTAGTCCCTGGGAGGCCCACCCTGCACCTGCTGTCTCCTATTGCCTCTCATCAGAAAGGCATTTAGCGAGTGCTGTGGCTGCGGGCCCCTTCATTAGTGAGCATAATTATTTGTGCAAGTGGCGTAGGGCAAAACTGGCCCCgcataaacaaacagaaggGCCGGAGGACTgtgaacaaacaacacattagAGACAATCAACGTCGCCAACATGAAAACTAAAGCAAACCTCAGATGCAGAGATAGACACATacgaacatgcacacacacggaaagaattaaatgaacaaatctaCAGCAACACAAAACTTTATCAATCAATACAgaaaaaagtaaacaacaacaacaaaatagtGTTAACGCAGTGCAGAAGATGAGTGATTTTGtttaacagagagagaaaacaaacagctttacAATTATCATTGTATCATGGTGGAACACTGGATTAGTGTGTTCATATCAGAGTTCAACTctaacttttttcattttcccaccATTCCCCCCTCTGCTGTCTGAAGAGTTTAAATAGGCTGAAgaggacagaaaacaaagaacactAAAACGCATTGTAATAGGTGTCCATGTTAACACGCGCGTAAAACACATTATTCACATATTGATGGCTGTGTGTGGCTGCGGGCTCCTGTCCCTCCCACAGTTCATCAACTCCACAGCATGACAACTCTTCATCCGACCAAAGCTTCATCTGCCAGCACTAATTACTCAGCCATGAAAACCtctgatacacaaacacacactcactggcAAACGCGCActttattctgtttgtgtgtttatgaattgGAGCTTCATGATAGTGTTACAAAAAACCTTTTGTACCATTAAGAAAAGCCTCCCAACTTCTCTGTTACATTAAACTAACTTACCTACTAGCTGTCATGTCATTCACATCTACAGGTGACGCTGACAATGACTGTGTACCCATGAGCGAGCCTATTGGCTCCTGTGGTGCTCGCCGACATAGTGCCACTATCAATCCATTAGACAATGTAGTGTTTCCGCGTGTCGTGTACACAGGGATAAATTGGTGACTTTTCAAAGAAATTTAGTCCCAGTTAGCCTGACCATGCAAAAGTAAATATAACACTGAGTGAGCTGAATACTTTGTCTTTTCTACAGAGAGATAAAGGAGACAAATACAACTACTTACTATAGGAACTACTATGATACATATGACACAaaaatggatgtaaacaatACATAATACTAGAAATTATAAAAGGCTATTGATCATTTCTAATATAAAAATTTACAAAGTACTTTCTTCCTAGACCACCACCTGGACAAAGCTGGCAAATATCAAACCAATCAGTGATTTTGTATAATACAGTTTCTGCGTTTCCATGCGTTTTATGCAATGTGACACCTTCGCTACAACTGTTTTCATCTACACTGAATTGCAAAAAGttcacagtttcacagacaACTTCATATAATAGTTGCTCATAACATCATGGGAAACTTTTTTCATGATCATTCTTGAACAATGTTTTGTGCCATTGAAGCCAAACATGGAACTATTGTTTGAAGAGCTGAGAAATATTTGCCTTCACAGCTTCAAACGCAGCGCACATTGATGAGCAGCTGCaaatgacacacagaaacacccaGACAGTCACCGTGATTTTGAAAGAATGAAATtccattcattttcacttttctcttcCATAATAGGCGAGCAAACAGACTGACTAATGTATGTTTGTACagtacacaaaaatacattagTCAGTCTATACGATGTGTCCATATcattacaccacacacactctgaagcTTTTTCTTCTGCTAACTAGGCAGTCGCAGCCAGATTTGTTTTACCCCAAAATCTAACTCTGTCCTCCTTAACTgctatcaaacacacacacacacacacacacacacacacacacacacacacacacacacacaaaaaaaaaaaaaacacactttgacaaacacataacacataaaCCATTAAAGACTAATTGAATctaatttatttagttttctgGAAAGAACTTCCCTAAGCCCCCTCAATAAATGACACCCTGATACCGTTTTACTCTCTTttcaaacacaattaaaaaataatatataaatatatacacactgcAAATGACATGCATATAAGGAGTTCATTTTGGAGCCCGATCTCAGGTCATTAGTAACCCACCATGACGCTGTGGAGTTGGAGGGTCCGCTGGCGACACACAGGCCTCTGGCCATTTATTCTATATTAAGTCTCTAATgggcccctctctctctctctctctctcgctcctgACACGCAGCATGTAGGCACAGCGCTGGTAAAATATGCACAGAAAGTCCggtgcgcacacacagacaaagccattcaaatgaatggttATTTATTCGCTAAACGAGGATCTGGGTGTTTAATGTTCCTTGGACGTTAGGTAGTTTTCTGGGGGAGGCAGAGCCATACCCCTACGGCTACAgacatcatttattttacacatagCCTAATACTGCACGCTAGGCAGCCGCTGAGAAAAATGGGCTTTGGAAGTGAGAAGGagatataaaagaaataatgaatgatatattttttttttttggggggggggggggggggtgaacacATTAGAAGTTACAGCAGGGAGAAAAGCAAGGGGTAGGCTTAAAGGCTTAAAgcaccctctgtgtgtgtgtgtgtgtgtgtgtgtgtgtgtgtgtgtgtgtgtgtgtgtatgtttgcaaatgcgaagaagaagacgaagaagagaaCGTCAGAGATAGAAAGATAGAGAAgttaacacaaatgtgtgtgaacatttgtgtatgtttgagtgtgtgtgctggattTTAGAATATCAGTGGGGAGGAAGGTGATGCCTGGTTGTGTTGGAGGCTCTCAGGCCTCCATCTACATCTCATCCAAATGCAGAGCATCACAACATCAGAGGGGCTCCTGTGCTTGCATAAGAACACCTCCCCAAATGGCACAGCGCAGGTGTGATGTATCCAAAACATGAGAGCCATCAAAAGCAActttttaaaagagaaacatagttgtattgttttgtttgtaaaactctcttttaaaaacactatACAAGTTTTCATGAGCTTCTTTCAAAACAACTAACAAAAGGAAGTGCACTGAATTACGCCCCAATGTAATCACCATGATAtattaaaagaaacaatcagGCTAATGAGACCAATAACTGAGGTATGACTCTTTGTCAGCTCATCACAAGTGTAGGATTCATGATATTCGTAATTGTTGTCAAGTATACAAAATATCTCATAAAATACACTTAAACATATTTAATGAAGTTGTAATTTGTCTTTAAATTTTATTGACAAGAAATGGGGCTTTAAACCTGAAACTCTCTCCCAGGTAACATGATTCATCAACTGAGCTTCAGATAAATTAACTTGATCATTATTGGGTTTCTGGGTCCTGCACAGCTGGGTCAATTTACACTTAATTAATAATGGCCGCAATTGAACTCGCTTCAACAGTCAAAGAGAgatcttttcatattttaaacgaaaaaaaaaatcatcggTAAAtgagtttatatttttgttttaagcGACTGAAGAGAAACTAAATGGAATCAGGcatttcaagcttttttttttttaataatgaaaacttACCTCCTTATCTGTGGTCACTGAAGACAGAGCTATGGTCATCTCTCCATCAGAAAACTCCTTCAACTCCATTGTAAGCAGCTGCTCCAAGTCTACAT
This genomic window from Seriola aureovittata isolate HTS-2021-v1 ecotype China chromosome 5, ASM2101889v1, whole genome shotgun sequence contains:
- the LOC130169695 gene encoding uncharacterized protein LOC130169695 isoform X6; translated protein: MEEYLRRVQSRLGADASEDHIHAVLGGPEPDVDTVAATLCLALHLSQKEVPGGVYLPLLCGRRCNAVLPEDTVRYLQRVKICESSLLWREDVDLVKLHHTRKLSLTLLRDGLLDSSENHTLESSILRVVHHDGQQDAGDDGASSAVMTVAREILQEAAEHIRATLGEILGEALRLQSGALWINHGRRSAQLEELMRSLEQWSDITADLEQLLTMELKEFSDGEMTIALSSVTTDKEDWHGYVDGLKSLTHRHSLDGLVVLLSINDTVHHPRQQVAVYSNDTDILNQICCELEESSSWSLSGELEAKENFQVYHIPLNTPPSSGTPSLLEEEIQGLLKDFVDRRSSVLACHPSSRTSSTEGVAGSVEFSQGSSGINDMDGSDIERPEGGNDVVAIARPMAVGEEDTGAVGVNAGGELVSPDSGMTTIRSSRSSKESSVFLSDDSPVGEVTAGGGPAAGPGGLFLRNPSPLGLLSLSPPVPPERRKQRTSRNRSDNFDLFSFDPLHSSDHSLPTGGELANSEVRGDEGERRAGSSVLSELEELSFLDFSATNSLNGLGSRDSSIDHHGQIHGHEMVDTVVPPTPVNSLVGSRPPSSCGVRFFPEDIAERINGLQHKDSVSSSLSETWDELGFDTQGALSSSDNSAWNRTKESESPQNIVEEVGGKESIGDMTEKESREEISKSENAHRRGKSLEPQLSLVAEQTELYGNWNPDSVLKDRWNPVSLADLQLTPPEEEVTAKCKAAVIGVTEKMPCLLKKKGILNTLTPDTSKEEEEGVQGKKGDQQMELLDFWTYSAQKGFLKSDSGTTTSYPESLDMWNMTIRDDSLSPLTTPDNLSENSGSFCGVNLNVVGGTSVESPPGFSDGGMQMWNTTIREDSSSTITSPEGPENGKDLSHMGSPDASDSPGSYARKQPEEENAMEQERGLTKVTNLTPEEADWICTEHNVKIVIEAAEGRAQSEETGDDDMQSVQSQQSVILNLASEHSEDETSPCQGTNMRDLSIPGMVTSTSEYDNVGAGVWSLTSSPETYASPMVDTIQLEGQSSPFIAVTKPIQIDETHDQYQKATSLGKTEHRAVISDKEQSANQVFLFEGTTELGHMTRSGGSSAERKHDNKSREESEEADWTEQPTNYSPFVMVDSSSFTQQISANYHSSPGQAAETQIQTDQSLSPSNMNWDGSESASLSCDLPFKMAYNEDGTATESQVGTNKESNGNVERKMTESMSLSCSNGGKRDTLKCSPDSLQSHSRDELRSNSDGESSSGLEMEYIVVSGTVKEAEREWHDRPRQEDRQSKGTRKSMETFSMLFYAATVLQTQAQAAKGGHQENTEQSRQNQMTGGTDSTLSADTEQNQAVLSTHYQANLDNATEHHMVPESISPSQSKNTSEASHQSVSRPTGSSQTQVEEGNYDDKSSIVVRSVSPSLRYPSDHFLKTRQEVYVHSQISMEDSDEGGQSPSAPPPCPTSLGDIQDWGDQLVRQDTTQTTSETQSPVLTNSSVSHTSSLTGTPLSESGISTDRGLGLPFSGDLMEEENDEEEQEEETATEHISTTKWTSEVQSERQERQPLGSSDLLNFTEELSGGSSIHQPDLQTLELKRDRVLQNTLDYYDGQPIRTADRDKWSTDQQIGGHEASHDSYSLVLRRHQDMTSQPMSLPTNENAAYQWTGSQNVTQGQTQYGYNYHHIDQRTESQSMLTACVDTKSSSQQNTTDIYAEFTTDATALQYGSEQAESYYEAGVNSEYSLEDPDSKFQYRAESQYGEDSNSMCVSELQCSQYQADGQCHYETDHAHYQCEGQPFYQSAVHHEREDHAQYVPEGYVHFLLSRQSQQRDGAAGMMMKTASSEEAAEEMDNREDPSSSADLSAGSNQRRKLVAPPMNVSLDRSEGSLLSEDALDTEDEALDTGDDLDVNIDELDTPDEADSLELNRHEDSEEANLGAGAASRDAIAGHGSAEESRDSRLWRSVVIGEQEHRIDMKCIEPYKRVISHGGYYAEQNAIIVFAACFLPDSDCDNYNYVMENLFLYVISTLELMVADDYMIVYLNGATPRRRMPGFSWMKKCYQMIDRRLKKNLKMFIIVHPSWFIRTLLGITRPFISSKFSSKIKYVNSLQELGEIIPMDYVHIPPSIVKLDTDLQDTAAK
- the LOC130169695 gene encoding uncharacterized protein LOC130169695 isoform X8 codes for the protein MELKEFSDGEMTIALSSVTTDKEDWHGYVDGLKSLTHRHSLDGLVVLLSINDTVHHPRQQVAVYSNDTDILNQICCELEESSSWSLSGELEAKENFQVYHIPLNTPPSSGTPSLLEEEIQGLLKDFVDRRSSVLACHPSSRTSSTEGVAGSVEFSQGSSGINDMDGSDIERPEGGNDVVAIARPMAVGEEDTGAVGVNAGGELVSPDSGMTTIRSSRSSKESSVFLSDDSPVGEVTAGGGPAAGPGGLFLRNPSPLGLLSLSPPVPPERRKQRTSRNRSDNFDLFSFDPLHSSDHSLPTGGELANSEVRGDEGERRAGSSVLSELEELSFLDFSATNSLNGLGSRDSSIDHHGQIHGHEMVDTVVPPTPVNSLVGSRPPSSCGVRFFPEDIAERINGLQHKDSVSSSLSETWDELGFDTQGALSSSDNSAWNRTKESESPQNIVEEVGGKESIGDMTEKESREEISKSENAHRRGKSLEPQLSLVAEQTELYGNWNPDSVLKDRWNPVSLADLQLTPPEEEVTAKCKAAVIGVTEKMPCLLKKKGILNTLTPDTSKEEEEGVQGKKGDQQMELLDFWTYSAQKGFLKSDSGTTTSYPESLDMWNMTIRDDSLSPLTTPDNLSENSGSFCGVNLNVVGGTSVESPPGFSDGGMQMWNTTIREDSSSTITSPEGPENGKDLSHMGSPDASDSPGSYARKQPEEENAMEQERGLTKVTNLTPEEADWICTEHNVKIVIEAAEGRAQSEETGDDDMQSVQSQQSVILNLASEHSEDETSPCQGTNMRDLSIPGMVTSTSEYDNVGAGVWSLTSSPETYASPMVDTIQLEGQSSPFIAVTKPIQIDETHDQYQKATSLGKTEHRAVISDKEQSANQVFLFEGTTELGHMTRSGGSSAERKHDNKSREESEEADWTEQPTNYSPFVMVDSSSFTQQISANYHSSPGQAAETQIQTDQSLSPSNMNWDGSESASLSCDLPFKMAYNEDGTATESQVGTNKESNGNVERKMTESMSLSCSNGGKRDTLKCSPDSLQSHSRDELRSNSDGESSSGLEMEYIVVSGTVKEAEREWHDRPRQEDRQSKGTRKSMETFSMLFYAATVLQTQAQAAKGGHQENTEQSRQNQMTGGTDSTLSADTEQNQAVLSTHYQANLDNATEHHMVPESISPSQSKNTSEASHQSVSRPTGSSQTQVEEGNYDDKSSIVVRSVSPSLRYPSDHFLKTRQEVYVHSQISMEDSDEGGQSPSAPPPCPTSLGDIQDWGDQLVRQDTTQTTSETQSPVLTNSSVSHTSSLTGTPLSESGISTDRGLGLPFSGDLMEEENDEEEQEEETATEHISTTKWTSEVQSERQERQPLGSSDLLNFTEELSGGSSIHQPDLQTLELKRDRVLQNTLDYYDGQPIRTADRDKWSTDQQIGGHEASHDSYSLVLRRHQDMTSQPMSLPTNENAAYQWTGSQNVTQGQTQYGYNYHHIDQRTESQSMLTACVDTKSSSQQNTTDIYAEFTTDATALQYGSEQAESYYEAGVNSEYSLEDPDSKFQYRAESQYGEDSNSMCVSELQCSQYQADGQCHYETDHAHYQCEGQPFYQSAVHHEREDHAQYVPEGYVHFLLSRQSQQRDGAAGMMMKTASSEEAAEEMDNREDPSSSADLSAGSNQRRKLVAPPMNVSLDRSEGSLLSEDALDTEDEALDTGDDLDVNIDELDTPDEADSLELNRHEDSEEANLGAGAASRDAIAGHGSAEESRDSRLWRSVVIGEQEHRIDMKCIEPYKRVISHGGYYAEQNAIIVFAACFLPDSDCDNYNYVMENLFLYVISTLELMVADDYMIVYLNGATPRRRMPGFSWMKKCYQMIDRRLKKNLKMFIIVHPSWFIRTLLGITRPFISSKFSSKIKYVNSLQELGEIIPMDYVHIPPSIVKYDEERSIHRFACMRLDTDLQDTAAKADKKGNSAV